Proteins encoded by one window of Haematobia irritans isolate KBUSLIRL chromosome 2, ASM5000362v1, whole genome shotgun sequence:
- the LOC142225933 gene encoding uncharacterized protein LOC142225933: MAAYLPRREPLEEEQQNDNGRRPRADDRRNHQHARNRSSGRAEVHPGRVERPANWQYSCGLCQEDHPLSSCQRFRDKTPYQRYETVERRGYCRNCLARSHLAPDCQSLITCRRCSHRHHTLLHGASQLEDSLASAILSVPVKSTRYLWDHVFIPTAMIRVALEEVDSWATVRALICQASSMSRIAYSTFRRLGLRSFLYQGQRFTKFKIMSRRTNSTWALKVNALITDELPRRPYSDPLLEDPTRDFSDQSLADPDPRSNVPIDIELGADTYSAIYREGSTFTGLGDVNAYKTVLGYIISGPIRNLSH; encoded by the coding sequence ATGGCAGCTTATTTACCACGCCGTGAGCCATTGGAGGAGGAGCAGCAGAACGATAATGGTAGAAGACCCAGAGCTGATGACAGACGCAATCACCAACACGCAAGAAACCGATCTAGTGGTCGAGCCGAAGTCCATCCTGGTAGAGTTGAACGACCGGCAAACTGGCAGTATTCTTGCGGACTCTGCCAGGAGGATCATCCCCTTAGTTCTTGCCAAAGATTTCGCGACAAGACCCCTTACCAACGATATGAGACGGTAGAAAGAAGAGGGTACTGCCGAAACTGTTTGGCTCGCAGTCATTTGGCACCTGATTGTCAAAGTCTCATCACTTGTCGCCGTTGTAGTCACAGACACCATACACTTCTGCATGGGGCATCTCAGCTAGAGGACTCTCTAGCCTCTGCCATTTTATCAGTGCCTGTGAAATCGACGAGGTATCTATGGGACCACGTATTCATTCCAACGGCAATGATAAGAGTCGCCTTGGAAGAAGTTGACAGTTGGGCGACAGTGAGAGCGCTAATTTGTCAAGCATCATCAATGTCACGTATCGCATATTCCACATTTCGACGTTTGGGACTCAGATCATTTTTATATCAGGGTCAAAGGTTCACGAAATTCAAAATTATGTCCCGTCGTACAAACAGCACATGGGCACTGAAGGTAAACGCGCTCATAACTGATGAACTTCCACGAAGACCTTATTCGGACCCTCTACTCGAAGACCCTACAAGAGATTTTAGCGATCAGTCCCTTGCCGACCCAGACCCGAGAAGTAATGTACCCATCGACATTGAACTTGGTGCGGATACTTATTCTGCAATTTATCGAGAGGGATCCACATTCACCGGACTTGGCGATGTGAACGCCTACAAAACAGTGCTGGGATACATCATTTCCGGTCCCATAAGGAACCTCAGCCATTAA
- the LOC142224907 gene encoding uncharacterized protein LOC142224907 has protein sequence MEKVKSERFANCINDLNDFESTYAVATTTGDIHSLEAIRAEIETLWKNVKKSYLDCRNHEQTEGERPIDKTQLRTHYSEAMEAYKRVMSSVNADILALKEDAAKEESQRESSVTHRPFDGDFSPALRLPPCDTDVFKGGYTSWPTFRDLFSAIYIKNSRLSNVEKLFHLTQKTAGEAREIISNVPLTNEGFSLAWKNLTDRYENRRMQVNEQLKILFNLPNVTLESSHTLQKLQRTVNSCMQTLETIGVEVKEWDPILIYLCSSKLPRSFLEEFENTLDDCKILPSWEKFDKFLTHKFKTLESVGNIKPILNKQIQNKYDNNQSRFDKGKFVKSFHTNISQKTQSYGEKSKFNANLVSRNQNMTKQQCHLCKAQHFIRDCPKFIEKNINDRIHVVKVSHLCYNCLSSSHGIKDCKSKYNCRECNMKHHTMLHKGIQSQPYSQDPSTEAVRPCTSAAALTTQIQSTPSLENNVTTLTLQNDRTWENHPGGTLLFTALVQIESRGQLYDARAIIDSGSQSTFITEKLKNKLTLPSKRNLVHVTGVSQILSETSTKSCLFSLRSRLEPRFELDVWAPVLKTLPSNLPTRNLGLTQLSDFVNLELADPNFHISQPVDLLIGMDIGPLIFDITTPMKSIGSLIAQKTVFGWIIGGPITKGTYDHNKISLHNTISIESILTRFWEMEETPKSILRSEDDTFCENHFKQTTKRSENGRYIVTLPFKNCEELGSSRNIAMAQFYRMERKLMRTPDIKELYDKTILEYLELGHMRKITPHEIAKTPNYYLPHHAVIKPDRLTTKLRVVFNASSPSSNKRSLNDNLFTGPILQQDLVLQILKWRFFKYVYNADITKMYRQILLDSSQTQFQRILFRKSPTETLEDYELLTVTFGVNCAPFLAIRTLLQLAEDVADTYPLASKILQENLYVDDVLAGAHTIEDAITSRKQLILALESAGFQLMKWTTNNHNIIQDLPKDQLLPVNWLDLSEDSSTKTLGIRWNISGDCFTFTPPSMELRSNYTKREVLSAIAKLFDPCGWLAPVVIVAKLVMQQIWLDKVDWDDTLKPVTLMNWKNFVKHSAAVELVKIPRWINFTPQSNVEIHGFCDASESAYGATLYIRVEHINKQVDTHLLTAKTRVAPIKKISLPRLELCGAVLLSKLASTVIAKLPISDLTTHFWTDSTIVLAWLKKPPCNWSTFVGNRVSEILENVGNHNWQHVDSESNPADLASRGCSPSDLNNHALWWHGPQWLKLPKDRWPAYEILGDTNLEAKAVKVLTTTTFEDPLIRFSSLSHAYRVLCYALRFWRNTGSNRTHLRIRSDEIRPEEILDVKRRIIIMTQKHYFAKEYANLENKIRISSSSSLLTMNPFLDSGGIMRSNGRLVQSPALTYNERHPIILPYEARLTQLLVEFTHKITIHGRNQLMTQSLRSEFWIFRLKPLVKKVIRNCKTCILFKRHTQSQIMASLPPERTFLSRPFTNTGVDFAGPFDIKNYKTRVCLITKGYVCIFVCFATKAVHLEATSDLSSQSFLAAFARFIARRGCPSCIYSDNGKNFTGAAALFKKDRLEFMKTLQAETLQQYSHNDLNWKFIPPGAPHMGGLWEAGVKSFKTHLRKFIPSMSFTFEELSTILARIETCLNSRPLSKASDDPNDLSPLTPGHFLIGTSMLAPAEPDISDQNVTLANRWQRLKIISQYFCRRWKLEYLNELHRRTKWKHQQENIKENDLVVIKDERFPPTDWAMGRIVKTYPGTDQNTRVVDIRTSRGTINRPITKIVKLFSA, from the coding sequence ATGGAAAAAGTAAAAAGCGAAAGATTTGCCAATTGCATCAACGACCTCAATGATTTTGAAAGTACTTATGCTGTCGCGACCACAACGGGTGATATTCATTCGCTTGAGGCCATACGAGCAGAAATTGAAACCCTGTGGAAAAATGTAAAGAAGTCATATTTAGACTGTCGAAATCATGAACAGACGGAGGGGGAAAGACCCATTGACAAGACACAACTTCGGACCCATTATAGTGAAGCCATGGAGGCATATAAGCGAGTAATGAGTTCTGTGAATGCTGATATTCTTGCGTTAAAGGAAGATGCTGCCAAAGAAGAATCACAAAGAGAATCATCAGTGACTCATCGACCCTTTGATGGGGATTTTTCTCCAGCCTTACGGCTACCTCCTTGTGACACTGATGTTTTCAAAGGGGGATATACATCATGGCCCACGTTTAGGGATCTTTTTTCggcaatttacataaaaaattcgaGATTAAGcaatgttgaaaaactttttcatttaACTCAAAAAACAGCCGGTGAAGCTAGGGAAATAATAAGCAATGTCCCTCTGACTAACGAGGGCTTTTCATTGGCGTGGAAAAACTTAACTGATCGCTACGAAAATCGAAGAATGCAGGTGAACGAACAgttgaaaattctatttaatcTTCCAAATGTAACGCTAGAATCAAGTCACACTTTACAGAAATTGCAAAGAACCGTAAATAGTTGCATGCAAACTCTGGAAACAATTGGGGTCGAAGTAAAGGAATGGGATCCTATTTTAATTTACTTATGTTCGTCAAAGTTACCAAGATCCTTCCTTGAAGAATTTGAAAATACACTTGATGATTGTAAAATACTACCAAGTtgggaaaaatttgacaaatttctgaCCCATAAATTCAAAACGCTTGAGTCAGTTGGCAATATCAAGCCAATTCTCAACAAGCAGATTCAAAATAAATATGATAATAATCAAAGCAGATTTGATAAAGGGAAGTTCGTAAAGAGTTTTCAtacaaatatttcacaaaagACACAAAGTTATGgggaaaaaagtaaatttaatgCGAATTTGGTATCCAGGAACCAAAATATGACCAAACAACAATGCCATCTTTGTAAGGCACAACATTTTATCCGAGATTGTCCAAAGTTTATAGAAAAGAATATCAATGACCGAATTCATGTGGTTAAAGTTTCACATCTCTGCTATAATTGTCTTTCATCCAGCCATGGGATAAAAGATTGCAAAAGCAAGTATAATTGCAGAGAATGTAATATGAAACATCACACTATGTTACATAAGGGTATACAATCCCAACCTTATTCACAAGATCCATCGACAGAGGCAGTACGACCTTGTACCAGTGCTGCTGCTCTGACAACACAAATACAGTCCACACCTAGCTTGGAAAACAATGTTACAACTTTGACCCTCCAGAATGATCGAACTTGGGAGAATCATCCTGGTGGCACTCTACTTTTTACAGCTCTTGTCCAAATTGAATCTCGAGGGCAATTGTATGATGCTAGAGCTATTATTGACTCTGGATCACAGTCGACATTCATTactgaaaaacttaaaaataaattgactcTTCCGTCCAAAAGAAATTTAGTTCATGTAACGGGGGTCAGTCAAATACTATCAGAAACATCTACAAAATCTTGTCTTTTCTCTTTGCGTTCGCGGTTGGAACCTAGATTTGAATTAGACGTCTGGGCCCCTGTTTTAAAAACTTTGCCATCAAATTTGCCGACACGAAACTTGGGTTTGACTCAGCTGAGCGATTTTGTCAACCTTGAATTGGCAGATCCAAACTTTCACATTAGCCAACCGGTTGATCTCCTAATTGGTATGGACATAGGACCCTTAATTTTTGATATTACAACTCCTATGAAGTCAATCGGTTCACTTATTGCACAAAAAACAGTATTCGGATGGATTATCGGTGGACCGATAACCAAGGGAACATAtgatcataataaaatttctttacacaatacaatttctattgaaagcatACTCACACGATTTTGGGAGATGGAGGAGACCCCCAAAAGTATTTTGAGGTCTGAAGATGACACATTTTGCGAAAATCATTTCAAACAAACCACAAAAAGAAGCGAAAATGGCAGGTACATTGTGACACTACCATTTAAAAATTGTGAAGAGTTGGGAAGTTCTCGGAATATTGCAATGGCTCAATTCTATAGAATGGAGCGAAAACTAATGAGAACACCTGATATAAAAGAATTATATGACAAAACCATTTTAGAATATTTGGAACTGGGACACATGAGGAAGATAACGCCTCATGAAATTGCTAAGACCCCAAATTACTATTTGCCCCATCATGCGGTTATCAAACCAGATCGACTCACAACAAAACTTAGAGTAGTTTTTAATGCCTCCAGTCCTTCGTCCAACAAACGTAGCCTCAATGATAACTTGTTTACGGGTCCCATACTGCAACAAGACCTTGTTTTGCAAATATTGAAATGGAGGTTCTTCAAATACGTTTATAATGCCGACATTACAAAAATGTACAGGCAGATCCTTCTTGATTCGTCTCAGACACAGTTTCAACGTATACTTTTTCGGAAATCGCCCACTGAAACACTAGAAGATTATGAACTCTTAACAGTTACATTTGGAGTCAATTGCGCGCCTTTTCTTGCAATTCGTACACTTCTTCAACTCGCTGAAGATGTTGCTGACACATACCCTTTAGCTTCAAAAATTCTTCAAGAAAATCTTTATGTTGATGATGTGTTAGCAGGGGCACACACAATAGAAGATGCTATAACATCTAGAAAGCAGTTGATCTTAGCTTTGGAATCCGCAGGGTTTCAACTTATGAAATGGACTACTAATAATCACAACATCATTCAAGATTTGCCGAAAGATCAATTACTTCCAGTAAACTGGTTAGATTTGTCTGAAGACTCATCTACAAAGACCCTAGGTATCAGATGGAACATTTCAGGTGATTGTTTTACCTTTACTCCTCCATCCATGGAACTTAGGTCAAACTATACGAAACGTGAAGTTTTATCCGCAATCGCAAAGTTATTTGACCCGTGTGGTTGGTTGGCACCAGTTGTTATCGTGGCCAAATTAGTCATGCAACAAATATGGCTTGATAAAGTTGACTGGGATGACACGTTGAAGCCAGTTACACTCatgaattggaaaaattttgtaaaacatagTGCTGCAGTAGAATTAGTAAAAATTCCTCGATGGATTAACTTCACTCCCCAGTCCAATGTAGAGATTCATGGCTTCTGCGATGCGTCTGAAAGCGCTTATGGAGCCACTTTATACATTAGGGTAGAACACATTAATAAACAAGTAGACACTCATCTTCTAACGGCTAAGACTAGAGTCGCTCCTATAAAAAAGATTTCATTGCCACGTCTTGAATTGTGTGGTGCTGTTTTACTTTCGAAGTTAGCATCCACAGTAATTGCAAAACTTCCGATCTCCGATTTGACGACTCATTTTTGGACAGATTCAACGATTGTTTTAGCTTGGTTGAAAAAGCCTCCATGCAATTGGAGTACCTTTGTTGGTAATCGTGTTTCAGAAATCTTAGAGAATGTTGGTAATCATAATTGGCAACACGTTGACTCTGAAAGTAATCCAGCCGATCTAGCTAGTAGAGGTTGTTCACCGTCTGATCTGAATAATCATGCGTTGTGGTGGCATGGGCCCCAATGGCTTAAGTTGCCTAAAGATAGGTGGCCAGCATATGAAATTCTGGGAGATACAAATCTAGAAGCAAAAGCtgtgaaagttttgacaaccacTACATTCGAAGACCCTTTAATAAGATTTTCTTCGCTGTCACATGCTTATCGTGTATTGTGTTATGCTTTGCGCTTTTGGCGAAATACCGGCTCAAATCGTACACATcttagaattagatctgatgAGATCAGGCCTGAAGAAATTTTAGACGTGAAACGTCGTATAATAATCATGACCCAAAAACACTACTTTGCAAAGGAATATGCaaacttggaaaataaaattagaatttcaTCCAGTAGCAGTTTATTAACTATGAATCCGTTTTTAGACTCTGGTGGTATAATGCGATCCAATGGGCGGCTTGTTCAATCGCCTGCATTGACTTATAATGAAAGGCACCCTATTATTTTACCTTACGAAGCACGTTTAACACAACTTCTTGTTGaatttactcataaaattacaatacacGGGAGAAATCAATTGATGACCCAATCCCTGAGATCTGAATTCTGGATATTCAGACTAAAACCTTTAGTGAAGAAGGTTATACGCAATTGTAAAACATGCATTTTGTTTAAGAGACACACCCAGTCTCAGATAATGGCCTCACTTCCACCTGAGCGAACTTttctttcccgaccatttactaATACAGGGGTTGACTTTGCTGGACCCTTcgatataaaaaattacaaaactcgGGTTTGTTTAATAACAAAGGGCTACGTATGTATTTTCGTATGTTTTGCGACAAAAGCTGTTCATTTAGAAGCTACAAGTGATCTATCCTCGCAGTCTTTTCTTGCGGCTTTTGCGAGATTTATTGCTCGACGAGGCTGCCCTTCTTGCATTTATTCCgacaatgggaagaattttacgGGAGCGGCTGCTCTATTCAAAAAAGATCGGCTCGAGTTTATGAAGACTCTGCAAGCAGAAACACTGCAACAATATTCGCATAATGAccttaattggaaatttatacctCCTGGCGCTCCTCACATGGGTGGTTTGTGGGAAGCGGGCGTGAAatcctttaaaactcatttgCGCAAATTCATTCCTAGTATGAGCTTTACGTTCGAAGAACTTTCCACTATATTGGCACGCATTGAAACTTGTCTAAACTCAAGACCATTAAGTAAGGCTAGTGATGACCCTAATGACTTGTCCCCTTTGACTCCTGGCCATTTTCTGATTGGTACATCCATGTTGGCGCCAGCGGAGCCTGATATTTCAGATCAGAATGTTACGCTTGCAAATCGGTGGCAACgtcttaaaattatttctcaatatttttgtagaagGTGGAAGCTAGAATACCTTAATGAATTACACCGTCGTACAAAATGGAAGCATcaacaagaaaatattaaagaaaatgatCTCGTGGTCATAAAAGATGAGAGATTTCCTCCGACTGACTGGGCAATGGGTCGCATCGTAAAAACTTATCCCGGGACTGACCAAAATACCAGAGTAGTTGATATTCGTACGTCTCGTGGTACAATTAATAGACCCATCACAAAAATCGTCAAATTATTTTCAGCATGA
- the LOC142224908 gene encoding uncharacterized protein LOC142224908 produces MQQIWLDKVGWDNGLTPLTCIAWQNFLKTCPDIQSVKIPRWVQFTPESKVELHGFCDSSERAYAATLYIRLQTKNDIKSHLLVAKTLVAPIKKLSLPRLELCGAVLLSTLVSSTVPRLQLTSYDLHFWTDSTIVLSWLNRPSCTWNTFVGNRIAEITEKTYDLWWYGPSWLKEPKSRWPVPKQTVETTLEIKPVKSFLTTTYEDPLERFSSLSRAYRVLAYVFRFWRNTGSKRIQLRSTSNEISSDEIKIVKTRLIIITQRHHFGEEYTQLSKKLQIASTSSLLTLNPFLDTPGIMRSNGRLTKSPSLTFNERHPILIPHDCRLARLFVEHTHKSTLHGGSQLMIRILRTEFWIFRLKPLVKLIINHCKTCILYRKHTRNQIMASLPPERSTFTRPFHNTGVDFAGPFNIRNYTGRACLITKGYVCIFVCFSTKAVHLEATSDLTTQAFLAAFARFIGRRGCPAKMFSDNGTNFTGAAEMLKKDRLEFFKHLQSDLITRHSSQDIEWNFIPPGAPHMGGLWETGVKSFKSHLKKAIPDMTFTFEELSTILARIESCLNSRPLSPASDDPNDLSPLTPGHFLIGAPILSPAEPDLSSDNIRQWKRLKIISQQFCQRWKTEYLKELHQMAAKQTTTDRHSSRPKGWIYSCGLCKQDHPIKTCHKFLSQGPSERFEIVCQHFYCINCLACSHIRRDCPS; encoded by the exons ATGCAGCAAATCTGGCTGGACAAAGTCGGATGGGACAATGGGCTAACACCACTGACCTGTATAgcatggcaaaatttcctaaagacctgTCCTGATATTCAAAGTGTCAAAATACCTCGCTGGGTACAATTCACACCAGAATCCAAAGTAGAATTACATGGTTTTTGCGACTCTTCGGAGAGAGCTTATGCTGCAACCTTATACATCCGACTTCAAACGAAGAACGACATAAAGAGCCATTTGTTAGTTGCTAAAACTCTTGTAGCCCCGATCAAAAAGCTGTCGTTACCGAGACTTGAACTTTGTGGCGCAGTTTTACTCTCGACTTTGGTATCTTCTACAGTGCCACGTTTACAGTTGACCTCATATGACCTACATTTCTGGACCGACTCAACAATTGTCCTATCATGGCTAAATCGACCTTCTTGTACCTGGAACACCTTCGTTGGAAATAGAATTGCTGAAATTACAGAAAAA ACTTACGACTTGTGGTGGTACGGACCTTCCTGGTTGAAGGAACCAAAAAGCCGCTGGCCGGTTCCCAAACAAACGGTTGAAACAACTTTGGAAATAAAGCCGGTTAAGTCATTCTTAACAACGACTTACGAAGATCCATTGGAGCGATTTTCTAGTCTTTCTCGAGCATACCGTGTTCTCGCTTATGTATTTCGGTTTTGGAgaaatacaggatccaaaagaaTTCAACTTCGATCAACGTCTAATGAAATTTCTTccgatgaaattaaaattgttaaaactcGACTTATCATAATAACACAACGACATcattttggagaggaatatactCAACTCTCGAAAAAGCTTCAGATAGCTTCAACCAGTTCACTTTTGACATTAAATCCATTCTTAGATACACCTGGCATTATGAGATCAAATGGACGTCTTACGAAGTCGCCATCTTTGACATTTAATGAACGACATCCCATCTTGATTCCCCATGATTGCCGACTTGCACGATTATTTGTTGAGCATACTCATAAATCGACTTTACACGGCGGCAGTCAACTGAtgattcgtattttaagaacagAATTTTGGATCTTTCGACTTAAACCTCTTGTGAAACTCATCATAAATCACTGTAAGACTtgcattttgtacagaaaacatACGAGAAACCAAATCATGGCTTCTCTTCCTCCTGAACGGAGTACTTTCACAAGACCTTTTCACAACACAGGAGTTGACTTTGCCGGACCTTTTAATATTCGAAATTATACAGGTAGAGCATGCCTCATTACAAAAGGTTACGTGTGCATCTTTGTATGCTTTTCAACCAAAGCCGTACATTTGGAGGCCACTAGCGACCTCACGACCCAAGCTTTTCTCgctgcttttgcccgatttattgGTAGACGGGGTTGTCCTGCAAAAATGTTTTCGGATAACGGAACCAACTTCACGGGAGCAGCAGAAATGTTGAAAAAGGATCGGTTAGAGTTCTTCAAACATTTACAGTCCGACCTTATCACTCGACATTCATCTCAGGACATCGAATGGAATTTCATTCCACCCGGTGCCCCACATATGGGCGGCCTATGGGAGACCGGGGTGAAATCTTTTAAATCTCACCTAAAAAAGGCGATTCCTGACATGACCTTCACCTTTGAGGAACTTTCAACGATTTTGGCTCGTATCGAAAGTTGCCTCAATTCGAGGCCTCTAAGTCCCGCTAGTGATGACCCAAATGACCTCTCTCCACTTACACCGGGACATTTTCTAATTGGTGCCCCAATTTTATCTCCAGCGGAACCAGACCTATCTTCAGACAATATCAGACAATGGAAgcgtttgaagataatttctcaGCAGTTTTGTCAACGATGGAAGACTGAGTATCTGAAAGAACTACACC AAATGGCAGCCAAACAAACAACCACTGATCGACACAGCAGCAGACCCAAGGGATGGATTTACTCATGTGGTCTCTGTAAACAGGATCACCCCATCAAGACCTGTCACAAGTTTTTGAGCCAAGGGCCGTCCGAGCGCTTTGAAATCGTCTGTCAGCATTTTTACTGCATAAACTGCCTCGCTTGTTCCCACATACGCCGTGATTGTCCAAGTTAA
- the LOC142224909 gene encoding uncharacterized protein LOC142224909: MKNPRLSGVEKLYHLNQKTGGEAREIISHVPLVNEGFDIAWKSLADRYENKRMQVNEQIRTLFDLPTVSVHSSSSLKLLQRTVTGCLQTLKTLDIITTSWDPILINLCSQKLPRNYLEDFEKNLDDSSQMPSWRNFDDFLTQKFKTLESVGNVQPSTSKSNSKPQEKTYNPIDRRSCFNCLTADHHIKDCKSNYNCRTCNQRHHTLLHKGNGASTMSLEQDASVRPSTSAQAFTTTIQSIPDTEQPHITTLALREANRPALRPQSRETLLFTALVEIESNGQRYEARAIIDPGSQSTFISDKLKNRLRLPTKRNLVHVSGLSPTVTETSTQAFLKTLPFNLPPKDLDINISTFEQPLADPHFYVSQPIDILIGLDLGPSIFDLAAPIRPLGSLLAQKTVFGWIVGGPVEKSTESKNEISLFNAVALDKILTQFWEVEETPKPILRSEEDKTCETIFQTTTYRNSSGRFVVTLPFKKGEEIGHSRSIAMAQFLRMEKMLSTKPDSKQQYDQVILEYLDLGHMRNIHHSEIPKRPNYYLPHHAVIKPDRVTTKLRVVFNASSPTSNKKSLNDILYPGPILQQDLVLQTLKWRLFKYVYNADITKMYRQILVDPSQTQYQRILFRKSPKDPIEDFELQTVTFGVNCAPFLAIRTLLQLAEDVRHSHPLAAKVLEENMYVDDVLAGGHTVNEAIISRKQLESALLSAGFDLMKWTSNDPQVIKDLPEEKLLSLDCLTLSENIGTKTLGIKWDIKADSFSFPQPEIVIKPSYTKREVLSTIF; encoded by the exons atgaaaaatccgagACTTAGTGGGGTTGAAAAACTTTACCATTTAAACCAGAAAACTGGAGGCGAGGCGCGAGAGATTATATCCCACGTGCCACTTGTTAACGAAGGTTTTGACATCGCTTGGAAAAGTCTAGCAGATCGCTACGAAAACAAGCGTATGCAAGTCAATGAGCAAATTCGTACATTATTTGACCTTCCCACTGTATCTGTACATTCAAGCTCCTCACTCAAATTGCTTCAACGCACAGTAACTGGATGTTTACAGACATTAAAGACCTTGGACATCATTACCACGTCATGGGAtccgattttaataaatttatgctCTCAGAAATTACCGAGAAATTATTTAGAAGACTTCGAAAAGAATCTAGACGACAGTTCTCAAATGCCTTCATGGCGTAATTTTGATGATTTCTTGACCCAAAAGTTCAAGACTTTAGAATCCGTAGGCAATGTTCAGCCGTCGACCTCAAAATCAAACAGCAAACCTCAGGAAAAGACATACAATCCAATAGATCG tcGATCATGTTTCAATTGTCTCACAGCAGACCACCACATCAAAGATTGCAAAAGTAACTATAACTGCCGAACTTGCAATCAACGACATCACACACTTTTACACAAAGGTAATGGCGCATCGACCATGTCACTTGAACAAGACGCCAGCGTACGACCTAGTACCAGTGCTCAAGCCTTTACAACAACTATACAGTCCATACCAGATACTGAACAACCTCACATCACGACTTTAGCTCTCCGAGAGGCTAATCGACCTGCGCTTAGACCTCAGTCTAGAGAGACATTACTCTTCACAGCCCTTGTTGAAATAGAATCGAATGGTCAGAGATACGAAGCTAGAGCGATCATAGATCCCGGATCTCAATCGACTTTTATCTCCGACAAATTGAAAAACCGACTTAGACTTCCGACCAAGCGGAACTTAGTGCATGTCTCAGGTTTGAGTCCAACAGTGACTGAAACATCAACCCAGGCTT TTCTAAAAACCTTACCATTTAATTTGCCGCCTAAAGACCTAGACATCAACATCAGTACATTTGAACAACCTCTGGCAGACCCGCACTTCTACGTAAGCCAACCAATTGACATTCTCATAGGACTAGACCTAGGCCCCTCAATCTTCGACTTAGCAGCTCCGATTCGTCCACTCGGCTCCCTTTTGGCACAAAAGACAGTATTTGGCTGGATTGTGGGGGGACCAGTGGAGAAATCGACTGAATCGAAAAATGAGATATCACTTTTCAATGCAGTTGCCCTCGATAAAATCCTCACACAATTTTGGGAGGTGGAGGAGACCCCAAAACCCATTTTGAGGTCAGAGGAGGACAAGACCTGCGAAACAATCTTCCAAACTACGACCTACCGAAACAGTTCAGGAAGATTCGTTGTTACCCTTCCATTCAAAAAGGGTGAAGAAATTGGACATTCGCGCAGTATAGCAATGGCGCAGTTTCTACGGATGGAAAAGATGCTCAGTACGAAGCCTGACAGCAAACAGCAGTATGATCAAGTAATACTTGAATACCTAGACCTAGGACATATGAGAAATATACATCATTCTGAGATTCCGAAAAGACCTAACTACTATTTGCCGCATCACGCGGTGATAAAACCAGACCGTGTTACAACTAAATTGAGAGTTGTCTTCAACGCGTCGTCTCCGACTTCTAACAAGAAAAGTCTTAACGACATTTTGTACCCTGGACCTATTCTTCAGCAGGACCTCGTTCTACAGACTTTGAAGTGGAGACTTTTCAAATATGTCTACAACGCGGACATTACCAAAATGTATCGTCAGATACTAGTCGACCCATCACAAACTCAATATCAGCGAATATTGTTTCGGAAATCCCCTAAGGACCCAATTGAGGACTTTGAACTTCAAACAGTGACCTTTGGAGTCAATTGTGCCCCATTTTTGGCAATAAGGACCTTACTACAGCTAGCTGAAGACGTTCGACATTCTCATCCTTTGGCTGCTAAAGTTTTAGAGGAAAACATGTACGTTGACGACGTTCTAGCAGGAGGGCATACGGTCAATGAGGCAATCATTTCTAGAAAGCAACTAGAAAGTGCGTTACTATCTGCCGGGTTTGACCTCATGAAATGGACTTCCAATGATCCTCAAGTCATCAAAGACCTTCCTGAAGAAAAACTTCTATCATTAGATTGCCTGACTTTGTCCGAAAATATTGGAACCAAGACCTTAGGGATAAAATGGGACATTAAAGCGGACTCATTTTCATTTCCCCAAcctgaaattgtaattaaacCCTCGTATACTAAGCGAGAGGTTCTTTCAACCATTTTTTGA